tttatttctaatccaatcccatttaaaaatattctctgggGATGAAGAGGTATTTAAGTATGCCATTTATATTCTTTGGCCTAGATTCTTCACGTAGCGAGTGACGGGTCTCAGGCTAGGTGACTTCTAAAATTTTTCCAGCCCTAAGATTGGAGAACTTCATGATATTCATGATACGCACACTTTCAGCTGCCTGGGAAAATCTGATTTGATGGAAAGTGAATAAACTGGTAATGCTAaatccatatacatatattacttgGCAGGTCTTCCTATAATCTTGTGgctattttcatttgaaaaacttTCTTCAAAAATCCTAATTTCTATAAAATgatgtcatggggatgtaatgtacagcatgatgactatagctaataatactgtattgcatatctGAAAGTGGCTAAGAACAGatcttaaagttctcatcacaagaaaaaaagtttctgtAATTCTATGGTGACAAATGTcaactagacttgtggtggtgatcctttcacaatatatacaaatttcaTATCACTGTGTTATATCCCTGAGACTAACATAATGTcatatgtcaactatacctcaataaaaaaatcccGCTCAATGGAAAAATTTCTGCTCACTGGAAGAATGTAAGGGGTGTTTTGGGCAGCAAGAGAGGTAACGTTGGCTTTTCTGGTTCTGCTGCCTAGTTTGGGGGCTCTCCCTTACACGGTTTGTCAGTGCTCTTGAATGACAAACTGGAAGTTGAGAGCTCTGATCCAAAGGCCACTGAGAGGCTGCGATAGTCGCTCTAACATAAATGCACTGACTACCCTGCCCGTGACCCTTGGCGCGAACAGGGCAGCGCCTGTTAGGGGAGAGGCGTTCACACCCGGTGCCACTGAAACCCCAGCCTTTCCGACTAAGCCCACGTTACACAGTGTGCGGAATCATATCGCCGTTGGCCAGTGTTCCCCAGACACGGGGCATAGCGAGCAGTAATAGTAAACCTTGGTTCCTTCACGTCTCCTGGCAACCAGTTTCGAAATCCATTAAGACCCTTGGAATTCGGGATTTAGCTTgtttctctcgctctctctcttccctccctccctccctccctccccccttcctagGAGTTCAGGGGGGATTTTTATCGCTGTGAAGCTCTAAATCTCAATTTCCAGTATGTGAGGACTACCCTTTGTATGGAATTAAATTGTATACAGATGCCTCGTTTGCTACTGGTTAGCAgctgtaataaaataaatgaaagttttcGCAGGAGTAAGAAGGTCCTGCTTGAAGATTCAGGGATCACAGTGCATTATCTGAACTCTAAATGCCCCGGAGGATGAGACGTTACTCATAATTACATTTACGGTGCCAGAAAGAGCGATAAGGAGGGTGCTGTTAAAGGTGACGAGCGCTGATGCCTGAAATTGCCACATCTCCGGAAACCCCAATTTGCCTTTTTATCATCACAGATGAGAGCGACTGCTCTTTGAGGCCTCGGcgctaaacaaagaaaaataaaacaaagaccaaAAAGCAAACTCAGCGCCTGGGGTGGTGGCATCGGGGTTACAAGTCGGCTACAAGTTTCTGCCGAAAGAGGGCGTTGGTCTAAGACGAATAGAAATTTGTGGACACGGACGCCCAAACGAAAGACCATTTTAAGACattctcaatttattttaatttgtgggACTTCAGTGTCAGAATTCACCCGTCCAATGTAGTACGTTCCCACTGCAAATGACCTCGGTGTGTTACCACGTTCAGAGGGTCAAGCTCCATTCGGACCTGCCCTGCAGCGCGGCGGACTCCGGCGAGGCTCCTCTGGCCACGGACTTCTCCACGGCCGTTTCCACCCTCGTCGCCACCGCTGCTGTGCCTGTGACAAGTGGCAAGACTGGGTCTTGGACGCAGGACCTTCCTCGGCATTACCGAAGCCGGAGCACAGGGTCTCGCGCTGCCCGCCGGAGAAGCGGTGGGATTTCCGAGCGCACGGATTGGAGCCGAGGACGAGCCTCCACCCGGCGGACCCTCGGGGTAAAGCTTTAGGGAGAAGGTCTCTTTATTTAATTACCTGGCTTAGCAAGTAAAGCCCAGAGGACGCCTTGGAGATGCTTTTCAAGCTTTCTTTCTGCCACCTTCGGAAGAACTGTTCTCTCGCCTTTGGAAGCAACAAGTTTAGCTTTTCTGCTCGCAGCGCGCCGGCGGAGGTGTCCGTGCGCGGGGACACTGGATGCCCGGCAGCACTGCGACTCTGGCGCGAACTCGCGCGGCTCAGGAGGAGGAGgccggcgggggtggggagcgCGGGAAGGAGGGATAGCGGGGACGCCCGGGCTCGCTGGGCGTTCCAGGTCACCAACCGAGCCGTCTGCCCCGGGACCTTGGTCCCTGTTCCCTGACCTAGCGCCAGGGGACCGGGAAGGTCGAGTGCACGCCCCGAGGGGGCGCGTCAGGAGGGAATGTGGCTGGAGTGAGAAAGAGGTGAGAGTCTGTGGGACctagggtggttttttttttgtttttgtttttttgtttttgcaacgAAACCACCAATTTCCAGGGCCACCCCCTTCCTTTAATCCTGTTGCTTTTTGCACggcgtggggtgtgtgtgtgtgtgtgtgtgtgtgtgtgtgtgtgtgtctgcgcgCGTTTCTTTACTTTCAAACATATTGCCATTTTTAAAGCCCGGAACTGGAAAGAGAGCTGCCGCGTGCGGGGCCAGGGAGAGGCGGGGACCCCGCTACACCCAGGTGGCGGTGTAGCGCGTTGGGGACTCCCGCCGGTACAGAAGTGAGCGACTGTGGCTTTAAGGAAAAGGCCCAGGTCTGGCGGGGAGCGGGAGTTAgggacaggggaggggtgggaagagtAGGGGTGCGGGGAGGAGTCCTGATGTAAGAATGTTAATGAGAGGCTCCCCTAGCCCAGCCGCCACCAcccccccatcctccccaccGGCTGGAAATACAAGCCGGGCCTCGGCGCGCCTTGTGTGGTAACACGCTCCGCCGCTGCCACGCTATTTAAACGCGGGTTATGGATCCAGGAACCGGCGCGAATCAATGAGATCAAACGCGAGGGAGATGCACCGTCAATTACAAGCACTTGGACAAGtctaactttttcttcttttacaaataCGCTTTCAAAAGCAACCTTAGCAATGCCCAAATAAGAAGCCACCTCTAAGCAAAATAGTATATATAAAGGGAGggcgaatatatatatatttataaaaagtatatataaaaatatcttacaGGCGTACAGGTTTACACCcggttaactttttctttttctttttttttttttttaaacgagtGGCATTGCAAAGGAGGACTCCTCCTCTCTATCTTTTGGCGAGTTAGTGGAGGGGGTATTCTGTTTGCTTAGAGCGCCCAAGGGGGCGCAGGGACCTCGGAGAGAAGagtggggaggaaagaggaagggtcGGTGCGGGGCAGAGGGCGAGTCCGCAGCGAGGGCAGGCGCTTTCCTGCGGCACGATGCCTTCCCCGTTGGTGTTCACTTTCTCCGCGTGCGTCCTGCTCGGTTGGGCGTTGCTGGCCGGCTGCACGGGTGGCGGTGTCGGCGGGGGCGCGGGCCCGGGCGGCGGGCGCCGGGAGAGAGAGGCGCTGCCGCCGCAGAAGATCGAGGTGCTGGTGCTGTTGCCCCAGGACGACTCGTACCTGTTCTCCCTGGCTCGGGTGCGGCCGGCCATCGAATACGCGCTGCGCAGCGTGGAAGGCAACGGGACCGGGCGGCGGCTTCTGCCCCCCGGCACTCGCTTCCAGGTGGCCTACGAAGACTCGGATTGCGGCAACCGCGCACTCTTCAGTCTGGTGGACCGCGTGGCGGCGGCGCGGGGCGCCAAGCCCGACCTCATCCTGGGGCCTGTGTGCGAGTACGCGGCGGCGCCGGTGGCCCGGCTAGCGTCGCACTGGGACCTACCCATGCTGTCGGCCGGGGCACTGGCAGCCGGCTTCCGGCATAAGGACACGGAGTACTCGCACCTCACGCGCGTGGCGCCCGCGTACGCCAAGATGGGCGAGATGATGCTCGCCCTGTTCCGCCACCACCAGTGGAGCCGCGCCGTGCTGGTCTACAGCGACGACAAGCTGGAGCGGAACTGCTACTTCACCCTCGAGGGGGTCCATGAGGTCTTCCAGGAGGAAGGCTTGCACACGTCCGCCTACAGTTTTGATGAGACCAAAGACTTGGATGTGGACGACATCGTGCGCTACATCCAGGCCAGTGAGCGAGGTGAGCAGGAGTGCGCCTCGGGCCCCAGGCCCTAACCCAACCGCTCTCCGCGGCTCTCCCTACACGCTCGTCCGCTCCTCTGGGGGCGCCACTACCCGCTGCGGCACTGAGGACCCGGGGAGGGCGCGTGCGCTTGGACTCGCCGGGCCGTGCGCTGTCTGGCTGCGACGACCTTTGACCATATCCATGGCTGTGGTGGGGTGTACGTAGAGCGTCCCGGGGAGGTGgtggagcctgggggaggggcatgtgAGCCCGCAACTCGCTAGTGCTCTGGTCCAACAGGTGCTGTCAAACCTCCTGGGTTTTTTCTTTCTCGCTTCCCTGGCTCCGGCGCCGGGCTTGTGGTTAGGGGCTCACTACGGGTGCCCTTCTCCAACCAGGGTCTGAAAGCGTGACGAGGCCGAAGGAACTTGTTACCCGGTCTTTGCCGACGTGCGCCCCCTCCGAGTGCGGAAGCGTACGCTCTACAGCCGACGCGCCGCCTCACGGTCCGCTCCGGTCTCCGGGTTTCCTGGCTGCTCCTCGCACAgatcccagctttcttttaaagGCTCATTGTATCGCCCTTCTCATTCCTTCCCTGGCCCCTCCAGCCCCTTATGAACGGGCTTCTGTGGTTTCCATCAAAAATGCCTCGCAGTGTCTGGACTCTGGCGACACTCACTGCCCCCGGCGCGTTCGGCATCGCGGTCTAAAGCGCCGGCAGCTAGGCTTTGCTAGAGCGCGCGCGCTGGAGAAGCTGGCGCAGAACCTCCTTTCCAcgtctccccgcccccgcccccttgTAGTTTTCTCCGCGGGTCTTTGGGGCTTTGAATAACCACCAAACTGGCCAAAGAGCTCAAGGTTGAGGGTAGTGTCTATGGCTACAGGGAATGGGAGGAGAAGCGGCTGGTCACGGATACATAATCGCGGAACCCCCCAGTGCCGCTGCCTCACTGTTCTGCAGAGTAGACCTGAGGGATGGCGGGCGGAGATGCCAGCATAGCGCAGCTCCCTCCTTACCGATGTCAGGTTTGGGGTGCATAACGCTCAGGGAACCCTGCCTGCTCCCGCTCGGCGCTCACGCGCCTCGATTGTCAGAGGGGTGCAACCCCAG
The Physeter macrocephalus isolate SW-GA chromosome 8, ASM283717v5, whole genome shotgun sequence genome window above contains:
- the NPR3 gene encoding atrial natriuretic peptide receptor 3 isoform X4; amino-acid sequence: MPSPLVFTFSACVLLGWALLAGCTGGGVGGGAGPGGGRREREALPPQKIEVLVLLPQDDSYLFSLARVRPAIEYALRSVEGNGTGRRLLPPGTRFQVAYEDSDCGNRALFSLVDRVAAARGAKPDLILGPVCEYAAAPVARLASHWDLPMLSAGALAAGFRHKDTEYSHLTRVAPAYAKMGEMMLALFRHHQWSRAVLVYSDDKLERNCYFTLEGVHEVFQEEGLHTSAYSFDETKDLDVDDIVRYIQASERVVIMCASSDTIRGIMLAAHRHGMTSGDYAFFNIELFNSSSYGDGSWKRGDKHDFEAKQAYSSLQTITLLRTVKPEFEKFSMEVKSSVEKQGLSEEDYVNMFVEGFHDAILLYVLALHEVLRAGYSKKDGGKIIQQTWNRTFEGIAGQVSIDANGDRSGDFSVIAMTDMEAGTQEVIGDYFGKEGRFEMRPNVKYPWGPLKLRIDETRMVEHTNSSPCKASGPVCHTCHTHPDFRRWLRGP